The Pseudomonas sp. SCA2728.1_7 DNA segment TGCTCGCGATAGCGGTGTGTCAGTTAACACTTATTTGACTGATAGACCGCTATCGCGAGCAGGCTCACTCCTACAGGGGTTGTATGTTGATTAAGAGCAATGATGGCAATTCAGTTTCAGTTAAGTTGATCCCGTTAAGGTGCCCACCGTTAAGCAATACATAAAAATACGGAGACACCATGAAAACCCTGACTGCCCTGTCCATTGCCTCGATCATCGGTCTCACTGCCAGCACTGTTCACGCCCGCGATCTCGGCCCTGACGAAGCCCTGCGTCTGCGCGACGCTGGTACTATCGTCTCCTTCGAGAAGCTCAACGCCACCGCGCTGGCCAAACATCCGGGCTCGACGATCACCGACACCGAGCTGGAAGAGCAGTACGGCAAGTACATCTACCAGATCGAAATGCGCGATCCGCAGGGGCTGGAGTGGGATCTGGAATTAGACGCGGTGACTGGGCAGGTTCTCAAGGATCATCAGGATACGTAATGAAGGTTAATGTTCGCGCCACCCGCCGCACGGCGTTGGCGCTGGTGATGTGTTGCTCGACGGCGATGGCTCGCGACCTCGGCCCGGACGAAGCGCTCAATTTGCGCAAGCAGGGCGTGATCCTGCCGCTGGAGCAAGTGCTGCAGCAGGCGATGGATCGCTATCCCGGGGCGAAACTGCTGGAAGTCGAGCTGGAAGAAAAACACGACGTCTACATTTATGAAGTCGAGTTGCTGACCGTCGAAGGTGTCGCCCGAGAGCTGCACTTGAAGGCCGATACCGGCGAACTGGTGAAAGACAAGGAAGATTGATCGATGCGTTTGCTATTGGTGGAAGACCACGTACCGTTGGCCGACGAATTGCTCGCCGGCCTGCAACGCCAGGGCTACGCGGTGGATTGGCTGGCGGACGGGCGCGATGCGCTGTATCAGGGCAGCAGCGAGCCGTATGATCTGATCATTCTCGACCTCGGCCTGCCCGGCGTGCCGGGGCTTGAAGTGCTGGCGCAGTGGCGCGCCGGTGGTCTGGCGATTCCGGTGTTGATCCTCACGGCGCGCGATTCCTGGGCCGAGCGCATCGAAGGCCTGAAGGCCGGTGCCGATGATTACCTGACCAAACCGTTTCACCCCGAAGAGTTGCAGTTGCGCATTCAATCGCTGTTGCGCCGCTCCAAGGGCCAGTCCAATCAGCCGACCTTGCAGGCGGCCGGGCTGCATCTGGATGAGGGCCGCCAGTGCGTGGTGCGCGATGGCGCCGACATTCAACTGACCGCCGCCGAATTCCGTCTGCTGCGGTATTTCATGCTGCACCCGGAGCAGATCCTCTCCAAAAGCCACCTCGCCGAACACCTATACGACGGTGAAACCGAGCGCGACTCCAACGTCCTCGAAGTGCACGTCAATCATCTGCGGCGCAAGCTCGGCAAAAGCGTGATCGAAACCCGTCGCGGCCAGGGTTACCTGTTCGGCGGGCAAGCTTCGTGAGGTCGATCCAGCGCCGTTTGAGCCTGGGTTTGATCAGCGTGATGGTGGTCGTCGGTGTGGTGGTCGCGCAAACCAGTCTGTGGTTGTTCGAAGTGGGTTTGCAGCGTTATCTCGAAGCCGGTTTGCGCAACGACAGCGAAAGTTTGCTGGTGGCATTGGTGCGTGGGCCGCAAGGCCTGCAACTGGATGAGCGGCATTTGTCACCGGCCTATCAGCGGCCGTTTTCCGGGCATTACTTCCGCATCGATTTTGCCGACAGCCATTGGCGTTCGCGCTCGTTGTGGGATCAGGATCTGCCGCTGCTCGACCATCCCGGGCTGCACAGCAATCTGCAACTGGGCCCGGACGGTCAGCAGTTGCTGGTGCTGCGCTCGGATTATCGACGCTTGGGCCAGTCGATTTCGATCAGCGTCGCGCAGGATTACACG contains these protein-coding regions:
- a CDS encoding PepSY domain-containing protein, with protein sequence MKTLTALSIASIIGLTASTVHARDLGPDEALRLRDAGTIVSFEKLNATALAKHPGSTITDTELEEQYGKYIYQIEMRDPQGLEWDLELDAVTGQVLKDHQDT
- a CDS encoding PepSY domain-containing protein; its protein translation is MKVNVRATRRTALALVMCCSTAMARDLGPDEALNLRKQGVILPLEQVLQQAMDRYPGAKLLEVELEEKHDVYIYEVELLTVEGVARELHLKADTGELVKDKED
- a CDS encoding response regulator transcription factor; this encodes MRLLLVEDHVPLADELLAGLQRQGYAVDWLADGRDALYQGSSEPYDLIILDLGLPGVPGLEVLAQWRAGGLAIPVLILTARDSWAERIEGLKAGADDYLTKPFHPEELQLRIQSLLRRSKGQSNQPTLQAAGLHLDEGRQCVVRDGADIQLTAAEFRLLRYFMLHPEQILSKSHLAEHLYDGETERDSNVLEVHVNHLRRKLGKSVIETRRGQGYLFGGQAS